The genomic segment CTCTACCGGGGCATCCAGGGCGAGGTCCATCTGTCGATGGTGCAGACACGGCACGCCCTGGGGCGCGAGCGCATCATCGCGGAGCACACCGCGGTCCTGGACGCCCTGCGCGCCGGGGACGCCGACGAGGCGGTCCGCACCATGCGGGCACATCTGGAGGGCGCCTGCCACGCCCTGCGCGCGGTGGCCGGCGGCAGCGCCCGCTGACGGGCCCGGACCCGGCGGGGGCCGTGCCCGTCCGCGCATCGCCGGACGGAACGCCTAGGCGCGGGGCCGTCCCAGGGCCCGGTAGGTCCAGCCGGCCTCGCGCCAGGTGTCCGGGTCGAGGGCGTTCCGCCCGTCCAGGAGACGGCGCTCGGCGACGACCTCGCCCAGCGCCACCGGGTCGAGCTCCCGGAACTCGCGCCACTCCGTCAGGTGCAGCACCACATCGGCGCCGCGCGCGGCCTCCAGCGCGCTCGGGGCGTACCCGAGGGTGGGGAAGACCCGGCGGGCGTTCTCCATGGCCTTCGGGTCGTAGACGGTGACCTGGCCGCCCTGGAGGTGGATCTGCCCGGCCACGTTGAGCGCGGGGGAGTCCCGTACGTCGTCCGAATCCGGCTTGAAGGCGGCGCCGAGCACGGCCACCCGTACCCCGAGGAAGCCGCCGCCCACGGCCTCGCGGGCCAGTTCGACCATGTGGCCGCGGCGGCGCATGTTGACGGAGTCGACCTCGCGGAGGAAGGCCAGCGCCTGCGGGGAGCCCAGCTCGCCCGCGCGGGCCATGAAGGCCCGGATGTCCTTGGGCAGGCAGCCGCCGCCGAAGCCGATCCCCGCCCGCAGGAACTTGTTGCCGATCCGTTCGTCGTGCCCGATGGCCTCGGCGAGCTTGGCCACATCGCCGTCGGCGGCCTCGCAGACCTCGGCCATGGCGTTGATGAAGGAGATCTTGGTGGCGAGGAAGGAGTTGGCGGCGACCTTCACCAGCTCGGCGGTCGGGAAGTCGGTGACGACCAGCGGCGAGCCCTCCGCGAGCGGGGTCGCGTAGACCTCGCGCAGCTGCTTCTCGGCCCGCTCGCTCGTGACGCCGATGACGATGCGGTCCGGGTGGAGGGTGTCCTTGACGGCGAAGCCCTCGCGCAGGAACTCCGGGTTCCAGGCGAGCTCGGCGTCCTCGCCCGCCGGGGCCTGCCCGGCCAGCAGGGCCGCGAGCCGGGCGGCGCTGCCCACCGGAACCGTGGACTTGCCGACGACGAGCGCGGGCCGGCGAAGATGCGGTGCCAGTGAGGCGAACGCGCTGTCGACGTAGCTCATGTCGCAGGCGTACTCGCCGTGCTTCTGCGGGGTGTTGACGCAGACGAAGTGGATGTCGCCGAACTCGCCCACCTCCTCGTAGGAGGTGGTGAAGCGGAGCCGGCCGCTGGATCCGGGGTGGCCCGCGACGTGCCTGCGGAGCAGTTCCTCCAGCCCGGGCTCGTACATGGGGACGTCGCCCGCCGAGAGCGTCTCGATCTTCTCGGGGGAGATGTCGAGCCCCAGGACCTCGAAGCCGAGTTCGGCCATCGCCGCGGCGTGCGTGGCGCCGAGGTAGCCGGTGCCGATCACAGTGATCTTGGGTGCCATCGCTACTCCGTATGCGCGTGCGAGCGGACTGCGGCGAGCATATCGGCCCGCCGTGGAGCCCGCCGTCCACCCGCCGCCCGCCCCGCCGTCCCGCTGTCGTCAAACTCACCTATACCCGGCGGGCCCGCGCGACTAGAATCAAGTTACTTAACGGTAGTTAGCAGCAGCTGGGAGTGAGGGCACCTTGTCGTCCACCGAATTCGACCTCTACCGGCCGTCCGAGGAGCACGACATGCTCCGCGACTCGGTCCGTGCGCTCGCCGAGGCGAAGATCGCGCCCTTCGCCGCCGAGGTGGACGAGGAGGGCCGCTTCCCGCAGGAGGCGCTGGACGCCCTGACCGCCAACGACCTGCACGCCGTCCACGTCCCCGAGTCCTTCGGCGGCGCGGGCGCCGACGCGCTCGCCACGGTCATCGTCATCGAGGAGGTGGCCCGCGTCTGCGCCTCCTCCTCCCTGATCCCCGCGGTGAACAAGCTCGGCTCGCTGCCGGTGGTGCTCTCCGGCTCCGAGGAGCTGAAGAAGAAGTACCTGACCCCGCTCGCCAAGGGGCAGGGCATGTTCTCGTACTGCCTCTCCGAGCCGGACGCCGGTTCCGACGCCGCGGGCATGAAGACCCGCGCCGTCCGCGACGGCGACTTCTGGGTGCTCAACGGCGTGAAGCGTTGGATCACCAACGCCGGCGTCAGCGAGTACTACACGGTCATGGCCGTCACCGACCCGGAGAAGCGCAGCAAGGGCATCTCCGCCTTCGTCGTCGAGAAGTCCGACGAGGGTGTCTCCTTCGGCGCCCCGGAGCGGAAGCTCGGCATCAAGGGCTCGCCGACCCGCGAGGTCTACTTCGACAACGTCCGCATCCCCGCCGACCGCATGATCGGCGAGGAGGGCACCGGCTTCGCGACCGCGATGAAGACCCTCGACCACACCCGCATCACCATCGCCGCCCAGGCGCTCGGCATCGCCCAGGGTGCCCTCGACTACGCCAAGGGCTACGTCCAGGAGCGCAAGCAGTTCGGCAAGCCGATCGCCGACTTCCAGGGCGTCCAGTTCATGCTCGCCGACATGGCGATGAAGATCGAGGCCGCCCGCCAGCTCACCTACGCGGCCGCCGCCAAGTCCGAGCGCGTCGACGCCGACCTCACCTTCTTCGGCGCCGCCGCCAAGTGCTACGCCTCGGACGCCGCCATGGAGGTCACCACCGACGCGGTCCAGCTCCTCGGCGGCTACGGCTACACCCGGGACTACCCGGTGGAGCGCATGATGCGCGACGCCAAGATCACCCAGATCTACGAGGGCACCAACCAGGTCCAGCGCATCGTCATGGCCCGCAACCTGCCCAAGTAACCCGGGCGCGGCCCCCGTTGCCGCCCCGCCCCAGCGCGCATGCCCCCCGGCCGGTCAGCGGGGGGCATGCGGCGTGCGTGGGCTCGTCCGCGCCCGGGCGCCCGCAGCAAGATCACCCCGGCACCGGAAAATCGGTACGGGGCGATGCGGTGGGCGCCCGCGCGGACGAGTACGAGAAGACATCGCCGTGCGGCGACTCCTGCTTTCCCTGCCGCGTGAGGGCCCGTGACGCGTCACGCCGCCCAGGCCGCTCGCTGAGCGGCCTGGGCGGCGCGGTGGTGAGACGGTGCGAGCCGCCTACTCGGAGACGGTGACCGGCTCGTCGTTCTTGAGCTCGGAGACCAGCTGCTTGACCTTGGGCATGTCCCACCGGAGGGAGCCGCCGGGTGCCGAGCCCGCGATCGGCATGTTCATCTGCTTGCCGCCGCCGCCCGTGACGTCCTTCATGGCCCAGAACATGGAGGCCAGGTCGAACAGGCTCATGTCCTCGTCGACGATCAGGGTGTCGAGCCCGGCGCCCATCACCGGGTAGAGCTTGAAGGGGTTCAGGACCGTCGAGGGGCTCGCGGTCTGGGAGGCCAGGGCCGAGAGGAACTTCTGCTGGTTCTTGGTGCGGTCCAGGTCGCCGCCGGCCAGGCCGTAGCGCTGCCGGACGAAGGCCAGCGCCTGCTCGCCGTCGAGCGTCTGGCGGCCCTTCTTCAGGTCGATGCCGGAGTTCTTCTCCTTGAGGTCGCGCGGGATGTCCATCTCGACACCGCCCACCGCGTCCACGATCTCCGCGAAGCCGCCGAAACCGATCTCGGCGTAGTGGTCGATCTTCAGCCCGGTGTTGAACTCGACGGTGCGGACCAGCAGCGGCGCGCCGTCCTTGGAGTACGAGGCGTTCAGCTTGGCGGGGCCGGAGGCGGGGAAGTCCTTGCCGCTCTCCGAGCCGGTGAAGTCGGGGATGGTGACATACGAGTCGCGCGGCAGGGAGACCATGGTGCTCCCGTTGTCACCGACGTGCAGGATCATCATCGAGTCGGTGCGCTTGCCCTCGACCCGGCCGGTGTGCAGCCGCTTCTGGTCCTCGGCGGAGAGACCTTCGCGGCTGTCGGAGCCCACGATCAGGTAGTTGGTGCCCTCGCCGGCCTCGGGGCGGTCCTTGACGATGCTGAGATCCACCTCACGGCGCAGCTTGGAGTCCGCCCAGAAGTAGGTGCCGACGCTCACCACCAGCGCGACGAGGACCAGCGTCACCAGACCGCGCTTGATGCGGCGGCCCCAGTCCGGGGCCGGGCGGCCGTACGGGTCGCCGCCGTGCCCGCCGCCACCGCCGTAGACCTGGCCGGTGTTGTATCCGTCACCGCCGGCGTAGGGGTCGTCGTAGCCCTGCGACTGCTGGGCGGGCACGCGGCCGTACGGCGGTGCGGGAGGAGGCGGCGGTGTCGGTCCGGCCGGCTGTGCGCCGTGCCGCATGTGGGGCATCCGCCGCGTCGGCTCCGGTCCGGGCATCGCGCCGCCGCGTCCGTAGCCGTCACCGTCCGCGGTCCGCCCCTGGGGCCAGTCAGTCATAGGGGGAAGTCTGCACGCCGGAGGGTGCCGGGTCCCAGGGCGGGTGGCGGATACACACAATGCTGTAGCAGAGCTGATGCACAAGCGGGCCCGGTTGGCCGGGAAAGGCCGGGAAAGATCGGGCGCATACAGTTGAAGACATGACCGATCAGGCCCTCTCCGCGCACCAGACCGTTCCGAGCAAGCCCACCAGCGCCTCGCGTACCACCCTGTCCCACATCATGACCGCACATGACACCAATCTTCTGGGCACGGTGCACGGCGGCGTGATCATGAAGCTGGTGGACGACGCGGCGGGCGCGGTCGCGGGACGGCACTCGGGCGGTCCGGCCGTCACGGCCTCGATGGACGAGATGGTCTTCCTGGAGCCGGTCCGCGTCGGCGACCTGGTGCATGTGCGGGCCCAGGTCAACTGGACCGGCCGGTCCTCGATGGAGGTCGGCGTGCGGGTGATGGCGGAGCGCTGGAACGAGTCGACGCCCGCCACCCAGGTCGGCAGCGCCTACCTCGTCTTCGCGGCGGTCGACGCCGCGGGCAGGCCACGGCCGGTGCCGCAGGTGGTGCCCGAGACCGAGCGGGACAAGCGCCGCTACCAGGAGGCGCAGATCCGCCGGACGCACCGGCTGGCGCGCCGCCGCGCGATCAAGGAGCTGCGGGAGAAGCGCGCCGCCGAGGGCATCGGGGACTGACCCGGCCGTGCCGGGACACGGAGCGGGGTGCGGCGGATCGCCGCAGCGGTCACGGAAGGGCCGGGCCGGCGCGGGGTTCAGGGGCAGACGATCTCGTCGCCCCGGACCGGGCCCGGCGTCTCACCGCCGGGTCGCGACGGCTCCTCGCCGGCCGGTTCCCCGGGGCGGCCGGAGTCGTCGTGGCGGCCGGAGTGCCCGCCGGCGCCGGTCAGCGGCCGGTCCTCGCGCAGCGCCTCGAACAACGCCTCCGCCTTCGGCCGGTCCCAGAGAACGGTCGAGCCGATGCCGGGGACCCGGTGGTCCGGGTCGGCCACCGGCACCGAGACGAACTCCGAGGACGCGGCGGTGAAGCCGCGCATGGCCCGGCCCAGGCCAATCAGTTCCTCCGGGCCGAGGCCGGGGTCGGCCCGGACGGAGCGGAGCAGCCGGCCGGCCGCCCGGTCCAGTGCGACCGGGTTCAGCAGCAGGCCGCTCTCCGCCGCCCGGTCCAATAGCGCGGCCAGGAACAGCTGCTGGCGCCGCATCCGTCCCAGGTCGCCCTCGGCGTCGAGATGGCGGGCCCGGACGTAGGACAGCGCCTCGCCGCCGTCCAGCCTGCTGGTGCCGGCCGGCAGGTCCAGGCCGCTCCGCGGGTCCCGGAGCGGCCGGGTGGTGCAGATGTCGACGCCGCCGAGCAGGTCGACGGTGCGGATGAAGCTGCTGAAGTCGACCTCCAGGTAATGGTCGATACGGACCCGGGTGAGGTTCTCCACCGTCCGTACGGTGAGCCGCGGACCGCCCTCGGCGTAGACCGAGTTGATCTTGACGGGGCGGCCGCCGCCGGTGCCCTCCGCGCCGCTCCCGTCCCCGGCTCCGGCCCCGTCCCCCGTACCGCCCCCGGCCCCGGGCCCGTCCTTCCCGCCGCTCTCCGCGTCCGCCGGCAGCTCCGCGTACGAGTCACGGGGGATGCTCACCACGCCGGCCCGCCTCCGGTCCGCGGAGAGGTGCACCAGCAGGATGGCGTCGGTGCAGTGGCAGGGCTCACCGCCCAGCCGGTACTTCCGCCGCTGCTCGGGCGTGATCCGGTCGCGGCCGTCCGTGCCGACGAGGAGGAAGGTGAGCCCGTCGCCGCCGTCCGCCCGCGCGGGCCGGTCGGGCAGCCCGGCGAAGGGGTCCACCCGTTCGATGGCGGTGCCCAGACCGCCCACCACCGCGTGCCCCGCCCCGGCGGCCGACAGCACGACCGCGGAGACGCAGAGCGCGAGCCGCAGGCCCCACCGCGACCGGCGGGAGCGCCGGCCCCCGGTCCGGCCGGAGGGGTCGGGGCGCGGACCGGGGGCGGCGGGCGTGGTCATCGGCGGTACCTCCGCGGGGCCGGGACGGGGCGGGGAAGGTGTCACCGTAGATCCGTACGATCAGCGGACCGCGCCCCCACGCCGCCCGGCGGGCCCGGTCGTACCCGGGCGGCTACGGCGCCGTCCCCCGTTCGCGGTAACGTGAGAAACGATGAACGCCTCCCCTGAACAGCCGCCGCCGGCCGTCTCCGTGATCATGCCGGTGCTCAACGAAGAGCGGCATCTGCGCGCCTCCGTCCGGCACATCCTGCAGCAGGAGTACGCGGGCGAGCTCGAAGTGGTGATCGCCCTCGGCCCGTCCGCGGACCGCACGGACGAGATCGCCGCCGAGCTGGTCCGCGAGGACTCGCGCGTGCGCACGGTGCCCAACCCCACCGGCCGCACCCCGGCCGCCCTGAACGCCGCCATCAAGGCGTCCCGGCACCCGGTCGTGGTGCGCGTCGACGGCCACGGCATGCTCTCCCCGGACTACATCGCCACCGCCGTCCGGCTGCTGGCGGAGACCGGCGCGCAGAACGTCGGCGGCATCATGCACGCCGAGGGGGAGAACGCCTGGGAGCAGGCCGTCGCCGCGGCCATGACCTCCAGGATCGGGGTCGGCAACGCCGCCTTCCACACCGGCGGCGCGGCGGCCCCGGCCGAGACGGTCTACCTGGGCGTCTTCCGCCGGGAGGCGCTGGAGCAGCAGGGCGGCTACAACGAGGAGTTCATCCGCGCCCAGGACTGGGAGCTGAACTTCCGCATCCGCGAGGCCGGCGGGCTGATCTGGTTCTCGCCGGAGCTCCGGGTCTCGTACCGGCCCCGGCCGACGGTGCGGGCGCTGGCCAAGCAGTACAAGGACTACGGCCGCTGGCGCCATGTCGTGGCCCGCTACCACAAGGGCTCCATCAACCTGCGCTATCTCGCCCCGCCGGCCGCCCTGCTCGCCATCGCGGCGGGCGCGGTCGTCGGCGCCGTCCTCACCCCCTGGGGCCTCGTCGTCCCCGCCGGGTATCTCGCGGCCGTCACCGCGGGCTCGCTGCCGGCCGGCCGGGGGCTGCCGCTCGCGGCGCGGCTGCGCATCCCGGTGGCGCTGGCGACCATGCACATGTCGTGGGGGTTCGGGTTCCTCACCAGCCCGCGTTCGCTGGCGCGCCGGGTGATCGCGAGCCGCCGCCCGGCGGTCACGGCGGAGCCCGCCCCGTCCCCGGAGGGGGGACCGGCGGAGAAGGCCGGGTCGGCGGAGACCGCCGGCTGACCGGCGCGCGGCGCGCCGCCGTTCGCACGCGGAGCGCCGCCACGGTCCGCACGGGACCGGCGGGACATACGGAGAGGGCCGGACCCGGTGGTCCGGCCCTCTCCGTATGTCCCGCGCCGCGGCGCACCGGAGGGGCCGCCGTCCCCCGGGTCCGGAACCCCGGGCCTAGAAGCTGTACCGCGGGTTGACGTCCATGCAGGCCTTGTCGTTGCCGTTCAGCGCGTCCGCGCTCTCCGGCGCCTTGTCGTCCGCCGGGTTCTTCGACGGCTCCGGGTAGGCGCCCGCCGTACGCCAGTCCGCGCCGACGACCACGGTGATCTGCTCGACGTCCTGAGCGATCCGCACCGCGCCGGCGGGCAGGCCGAGCGACTTCGCCACGAGCTCGGCGTCCCCGCGCAGGTCCTTCGAGGGGTACGAGACCGTGGTGTCCGCCTGTGACTTGGGCGTCGCGTCCGCGACGGCCCGTGCGTAGCCCTCCCGGGCCAGCACTCCGGCGATGCCGGCGGCACGTCCCTGGACCGGGGCCTGCGCGGCGGTGCCGGTGCCGTTCTGCACGATCACCGGGATCTCCGCCTTGGGCGCGGCCGGGTCGCTCGGCTCGGGGCTCTTCTCCGTGGCCTTCTTCTTGTCCTTGCCGTCCAGCGCCACGTCGTTGCGGACCAGGGAGAACAGCCGGTCGGCGTCGCCGGGCTTCGGCACGAGGTGCGCCAGCGGGTTCTGCGGGTCCTCGACCCACGGCATGGTCGCCATGGTGATCCGCTCCGTCGGCACCCGCTGGAGGTCGCTGCCCAGGTCGTACAGTTTGCCGACGCTGCCCAGGCCCTGGTCGACGGTGAGCGCCTTGGTGGCGGCCTCGGCGAGCTTGCGCAGCTTGTTGGGGTTGGTCAGCTTGGTGCCGGCCTTGAGCTGGCGGACCATCGAGTTCATGTACAGGTGCTGCGCCTTGGCGCGGCCGATGTCGCTGCCGTTCTGGAAGCCGTGCCGGGTGCGCAGCCACTGCAGGGCCTGTTCGCCCTTGATGACCGTCTCGCCCTTCTCCAGCCGCAGCCCGGACTTGGGGTCCTTGACGTTGGCGTTGACGCAGACGGGCACACCGCCGACCGCGTCGGCCATGTCCACCACGCCGGCGAAGTCGATCATCATGAAGTGGTCGACGGGCACACCGGTGAGCTCCTCCCAGGTGGCGACGGTGCAGCCCGGACCGCCGTGCTGGAGGCTGGAGTTGATGGTGGTGCTCGTCTCCTGGTAGACGGTGCCGTCCTCGGGGTCGGTGCACTTGGGAACCGTGACCCGGGTGTCGCGCGGGACGCTGATCACCGACATGTTGCTGCGGTCCGCCGAGACGTGCAGCAGCATCTGGACGTCGGCGAGGGGCTTGCGGCCCACGTCGCCGCGGGCGCCGCCCAGCCGGACGTTCTCCTCGGAGTTACGGCTGTCGGAGCCGAGCAGCAGGATGTTGAGCGGGGTGTTGCCGTCGGCGTTCGGCGCGGTCTTGTCGAGCCGCTTGTCGCCGAGGTTGAGCTCGTCCTTCTCCAGGTTGCCGTTGAGGTGCTCGTAATAGAGGTACCCGGCGCCGGCCGTGCCGAGTATCAGCAGCGACAGCGTGACGGCCGACCAGCGGAGCACCCGGCGGCCGCCGCCCCGGCGGGGCGGCGCGGACCTGCCGTGCCCGCCGCCGGAGGAACCGGACGTGCCGGCCGTGCCGGACCGCCGTGCCGCCCGGCCCTCGGTGGAGGCGCGGGCGAGCGGCACGGTGTCCATGCCGCCCCGCTCGTCGTACAGGCTGTCGTCCCAGCCGAGATCGGCCGGCTCGGGTTCCTTCTCCGTACCGCCCCTGCGGGCACTCGGCTGCCGCATCGGGCCTCCCCGTTAGTCAGTCGTCGTCAGGCCCTCAGGGCCGGCGGATCACTCGGCGCACACCTGCTTGTCGGCCTCGACCCGCTGGATGTTCTCCGGAGCCTTGGACGGGGCGCTCAGCGGCTGCCCCGGCTCGTCGAAGTCCTCGCCGAGCGTGAGCGTCATGGCGTCCGTCTCGGCGGCGTCCTCCGTGCCGGGCTTGAGGGCGGAGGGGGCCAGGCCCATCATCTCCGCCAGCGCCCGGGCCTGGTCGGCCTGGTTCGGCGCGTACTCCAGGACGGTCTTCTTCAGCTTCTCGCCGCCCTCGGCGTTGCCGCCGTTGGCGGAGCGGGTGACGCCCTCGCTGTTCTGCAGCCAGTCGACGGTCGTCTGGGCGGCCCCGATCGGGGCGCCGCCGTTGAGGACCTCGACCCGGACCTCCGAGGGGTCCGCCTTGGGGCCCTCGGTCTTGGCCTTGTCCGCGGCTTCCTTCTCGGCCTTCTCCTTCTTCTTGACGTCGGTGAGGGAGACGTCCTCCCGCACCATCGCGAAGAGCTGGTCGGCCGGCCCCTCGTTGAGGACGACCGACGCCTTGTCCTCGGAGTCGAGAACCGGAACGGTCACGAAGGAGATGTTCTTGATGTTGATCTTCTTCAGGTTGTTGGCCAGCGCTATCAGCTTGTTGACGGAGCCGATGCCGGTGTCGACGGTGAGCGCCTTGGTGGCGGCGGTGGCCAGATCCCACAGCTTCGTGGGATCGGTCAGGGTGTCACCGGACTTCATCTTGCGGATCATCGAACTCAGGAACTGCTGCTGGAGCTGGATCCGGTCCAGGTCGCTGCCGAACTTCAGTCCGTAGCGGGTGCGGACGAAGGCCAGGGCCTGGTCGCCCTCGACGACGTGCTTGCCCGCGCTCAGTTTGAGATGCGACTTCGGGTCGTCGATGGGCTTGGCGAGACAGACCTCGACCCCGCCGACCGCCGAGGACAGCGTCTTGACCGCGTTGAAGTCGGCCATCATGAAGTGGTCGACCTTCAGGCCGGTTATCTCCTCGATGGTGCGCATCGTGCAGCCGGGGTCGCGCCCGCCCTGGCCGAGGCTGGTGTTGAAGCGGACGTTCTGCTGACCGGGGATGACCTCGGTCGAGCCGTCCGGCTGCTTGGTCGGGCAGTCCGGGACGTCCGTCAGCATGTCACGCGGGAAGCTGAGCGCGGTGGCGTTGGAGCGGTCCTCGGAGACGTGGAAGAGGATCGTGGTGTCGGCGTGGCCGACGCTGCCCTTGTCGCCGTACCCCTCGTTGCCCTTGCCGGTACGGACGTCCGTGCCCAGGACCAGGATGTTCATCGGGCCGTCGGTGATGGTGTCGCTGCCCGCGCCGCCGACGTCCACGGTGCTGATGTTGCCGTTGAAGTGTTCGAGCAGGGCGTAGGCCGTCGCGCCGCCCGCGACGAGGACGAACGCCATCACGCCGCCGGTCCAGTACAGCGCCTTCTTCTTCCGGGCGGCCTGCTGCTTGCGCTTGCGGCGGCTGCTGCCGCCACCCGCCTTGGGCGCGGCCCGGCGGCCGCGCTGCGGCGGCATGCCGGGCTGGGCCTCTTCGCGGGCCGGGGCGGCGCGGCGGGAGGCGGAGCGGGGCGGCCCGGAGCGTCCCGGCGCGGAGCGGGGCGCGGGCGCCTGGGGGGTCCCTCTGCGCGGGGCGGGGGAGGCCGGTCGCTCTGCGGGGGCCTGCAGTCGCAGTACGTAGTTACCGGTATTCGGGTCGAGCACCCACTGGTCTGCGGGGTCGATGTCGTCCGCCCGCCCACGGCCTTGCGCGTCCACGGTTCCCTGAATCCTCCGTCGGTGCCACGCGGCGCCCTCCCCCTCAGGCGCTCGTTCAGTCCTTGTGCCGGTGTCCATACGCGCAGGTGGTGCGCGCCGGGTCGCTCACACTAGCCGCCCGATTCGCCGGGGGGCGACGCCGGTGACGAATTCAACGTCCTGATAACCGGGTAAAGCTCGCATTTCGCTTTACGTTGTTCGGGATCTCATGGGTTTCCTCATCCGCAGAGGGGGCCTTTTTCGGCCGGTGGGGTGGGGGAGGCCGGATCGGCCGGGGCGGAGGCGGCCGGGGTCGAGAGGCCGGCGAGCGGGGTGGCGCCGGAGCCGCCCGCGGAGCCACCGGTGGGGGACCCGGTGGGTTCCGGGGCTCCCGTGCTCTCCGCGGCCCCGGGCTCCTCGTCCCGTCCGCCGCCGGCCGTCACGGGCCGGTCGTTCTTCAGTTCCTCGAACAGCAGTGACGCATCGGGCTGTACGAGTTCATCGCGGTTGGCGTTCAATCGGTAGGGCTGCCGGGGCACGGTGAGGAAGCGCATTCCGCCCTCCGGCATGCCCCGCAGACTGTCCGCGAGGTCATAGAGGCTCTTCAGCGAGGCGAGCCCGGGGTCCGTGGTCAGCGAGGAGGTCGCGGCGTCCAGCAGGGAGAACAGCTCGGACGGGTTCCGCAGCGTGCCGTTCTCCTGGATCTGCCGCAGCATCGTCGCGAGGAACTGCTGCTGCCGGACCATCCGCTCGGTGTCGGTCCCGTCGCCGAGGCTGTAGCGGGCGCGGACGTAGCCCAGCGCCTCCTCGCCGTTCAGTGTCTGCCGTCCGGCGGGCAGCTCCACATGCGCCTCGGAGTCGTCGACGGGCTCCGCCAGGCAGATCTCCACACCGCCGATCGCGTCCACCATCTCCGTGAAGCCGCTGAAGTCGACGATCGCGTGGTGGTCCATGCGGATCCCGGTCATCTGCTCCACCGTGCGGATGGTGCAGCCCGCGCCGGCGAACTGGAACGCCCAGTTGAACTGGGCGAACCGGGGAGCGATGGTGGTGCCGTCGGACGTGGTGCACTCCGGGATCTCCACCATCAGATCGCGCGGGAT from the Streptomyces xinghaiensis S187 genome contains:
- a CDS encoding UDP-glucose dehydrogenase family protein, with the translated sequence MAPKITVIGTGYLGATHAAAMAELGFEVLGLDISPEKIETLSAGDVPMYEPGLEELLRRHVAGHPGSSGRLRFTTSYEEVGEFGDIHFVCVNTPQKHGEYACDMSYVDSAFASLAPHLRRPALVVGKSTVPVGSAARLAALLAGQAPAGEDAELAWNPEFLREGFAVKDTLHPDRIVIGVTSERAEKQLREVYATPLAEGSPLVVTDFPTAELVKVAANSFLATKISFINAMAEVCEAADGDVAKLAEAIGHDERIGNKFLRAGIGFGGGCLPKDIRAFMARAGELGSPQALAFLREVDSVNMRRRGHMVELAREAVGGGFLGVRVAVLGAAFKPDSDDVRDSPALNVAGQIHLQGGQVTVYDPKAMENARRVFPTLGYAPSALEAARGADVVLHLTEWREFRELDPVALGEVVAERRLLDGRNALDPDTWREAGWTYRALGRPRA
- a CDS encoding acyl-CoA dehydrogenase — protein: MSSTEFDLYRPSEEHDMLRDSVRALAEAKIAPFAAEVDEEGRFPQEALDALTANDLHAVHVPESFGGAGADALATVIVIEEVARVCASSSLIPAVNKLGSLPVVLSGSEELKKKYLTPLAKGQGMFSYCLSEPDAGSDAAGMKTRAVRDGDFWVLNGVKRWITNAGVSEYYTVMAVTDPEKRSKGISAFVVEKSDEGVSFGAPERKLGIKGSPTREVYFDNVRIPADRMIGEEGTGFATAMKTLDHTRITIAAQALGIAQGALDYAKGYVQERKQFGKPIADFQGVQFMLADMAMKIEAARQLTYAAAAKSERVDADLTFFGAAAKCYASDAAMEVTTDAVQLLGGYGYTRDYPVERMMRDAKITQIYEGTNQVQRIVMARNLPK
- a CDS encoding LCP family protein, with product MTDWPQGRTADGDGYGRGGAMPGPEPTRRMPHMRHGAQPAGPTPPPPPAPPYGRVPAQQSQGYDDPYAGGDGYNTGQVYGGGGGHGGDPYGRPAPDWGRRIKRGLVTLVLVALVVSVGTYFWADSKLRREVDLSIVKDRPEAGEGTNYLIVGSDSREGLSAEDQKRLHTGRVEGKRTDSMMILHVGDNGSTMVSLPRDSYVTIPDFTGSESGKDFPASGPAKLNASYSKDGAPLLVRTVEFNTGLKIDHYAEIGFGGFAEIVDAVGGVEMDIPRDLKEKNSGIDLKKGRQTLDGEQALAFVRQRYGLAGGDLDRTKNQQKFLSALASQTASPSTVLNPFKLYPVMGAGLDTLIVDEDMSLFDLASMFWAMKDVTGGGGKQMNMPIAGSAPGGSLRWDMPKVKQLVSELKNDEPVTVSE
- a CDS encoding acyl-CoA thioesterase, which produces MTDQALSAHQTVPSKPTSASRTTLSHIMTAHDTNLLGTVHGGVIMKLVDDAAGAVAGRHSGGPAVTASMDEMVFLEPVRVGDLVHVRAQVNWTGRSSMEVGVRVMAERWNESTPATQVGSAYLVFAAVDAAGRPRPVPQVVPETERDKRRYQEAQIRRTHRLARRRAIKELREKRAAEGIGD
- a CDS encoding LCP family protein gives rise to the protein MTTPAAPGPRPDPSGRTGGRRSRRSRWGLRLALCVSAVVLSAAGAGHAVVGGLGTAIERVDPFAGLPDRPARADGGDGLTFLLVGTDGRDRITPEQRRKYRLGGEPCHCTDAILLVHLSADRRRAGVVSIPRDSYAELPADAESGGKDGPGAGGGTGDGAGAGDGSGAEGTGGGRPVKINSVYAEGGPRLTVRTVENLTRVRIDHYLEVDFSSFIRTVDLLGGVDICTTRPLRDPRSGLDLPAGTSRLDGGEALSYVRARHLDAEGDLGRMRRQQLFLAALLDRAAESGLLLNPVALDRAAGRLLRSVRADPGLGPEELIGLGRAMRGFTAASSEFVSVPVADPDHRVPGIGSTVLWDRPKAEALFEALREDRPLTGAGGHSGRHDDSGRPGEPAGEEPSRPGGETPGPVRGDEIVCP
- a CDS encoding glycosyltransferase family 2 protein — translated: MNASPEQPPPAVSVIMPVLNEERHLRASVRHILQQEYAGELEVVIALGPSADRTDEIAAELVREDSRVRTVPNPTGRTPAALNAAIKASRHPVVVRVDGHGMLSPDYIATAVRLLAETGAQNVGGIMHAEGENAWEQAVAAAMTSRIGVGNAAFHTGGAAAPAETVYLGVFRREALEQQGGYNEEFIRAQDWELNFRIREAGGLIWFSPELRVSYRPRPTVRALAKQYKDYGRWRHVVARYHKGSINLRYLAPPAALLAIAAGAVVGAVLTPWGLVVPAGYLAAVTAGSLPAGRGLPLAARLRIPVALATMHMSWGFGFLTSPRSLARRVIASRRPAVTAEPAPSPEGGPAEKAGSAETAG
- a CDS encoding LCP family protein; the encoded protein is MRQPSARRGGTEKEPEPADLGWDDSLYDERGGMDTVPLARASTEGRAARRSGTAGTSGSSGGGHGRSAPPRRGGGRRVLRWSAVTLSLLILGTAGAGYLYYEHLNGNLEKDELNLGDKRLDKTAPNADGNTPLNILLLGSDSRNSEENVRLGGARGDVGRKPLADVQMLLHVSADRSNMSVISVPRDTRVTVPKCTDPEDGTVYQETSTTINSSLQHGGPGCTVATWEELTGVPVDHFMMIDFAGVVDMADAVGGVPVCVNANVKDPKSGLRLEKGETVIKGEQALQWLRTRHGFQNGSDIGRAKAQHLYMNSMVRQLKAGTKLTNPNKLRKLAEAATKALTVDQGLGSVGKLYDLGSDLQRVPTERITMATMPWVEDPQNPLAHLVPKPGDADRLFSLVRNDVALDGKDKKKATEKSPEPSDPAAPKAEIPVIVQNGTGTAAQAPVQGRAAGIAGVLAREGYARAVADATPKSQADTTVSYPSKDLRGDAELVAKSLGLPAGAVRIAQDVEQITVVVGADWRTAGAYPEPSKNPADDKAPESADALNGNDKACMDVNPRYSF